GCGGCCCGGCCACCAGTACGTCGCACGCGCCGACGGCCTCGATTTCCTGAACATCGCCAACCCGAATGTGGGGGCCAAGATTCCTCTTGTATGTCTCTGCCGCGATGACGTTCTGTTCGACGGCAAGCGAGAAGCGAAACCCCTCGGCCGCGAATGCGGAACTGAGTAGACCCGCCCCCGCAAACAACTCTACGGCCGTAGGCCTCCCGGCCAGCTTTCTCATGGCGTCCGCCGTTTCCGTCATGATGACATCCCGCCCGCGAGAGTGCGACTCCTTCGCACTCTGGACGAGATCGCCATTCGATAGCCGTAACCAGCGGTTCGGTCAACGCCGACAGGTTACGAAGGGTCGCTGGCATCTGCTCGTCTGAACACTACGACCCACTATCTTAGGTCGTGCCATGTGCAGAAGGAACAGAATTCCCTAAAGCGCCTGATCTAGCTTTATTGCCCCAAACAAGACGTGTCATGGAAACACGGCTCTTGCCTGGGTGATCGGCGCTGCCGCGGGCCATCGACGGACTTGGGCTCTCACGACACCGGTCGACGGGGAGTCGCTCAGGGTCTCAGGCGGAGCTTCCTGACCCGGATCGTCTGATGGGCAGGGAGGTCTGGGGGCGGAGCCATCATCCGCTTCCGATTTCAGTCCGAATGCCTCGCTTGGTCGCGGCCCGCCGCCTTGGCCTCGTAGAGTGCCCGGTCGGCCCGCTCGACGAGCGCGTCCGCGGGATCGACGCGACCCGGCGTCATCGTGGCGCAGCCTATGCTCAGCGTCACCAACGGGCCGGCCCCTGGCGCGCCGTGCGGCAGCCCCCTGAGATGGAGTCGCCCGCGGACCGCCTCCGCAATGGTCATGGCCCCCGGCCGCCCCGTCTCGGGAAGGACGATCGCGAATTCCTCCCCGCCGTAGCGGGCGACGAGATCCCCCGGCCGGACGGCCGACTCCCCGAGCGCCCCGGCGATCTCGCGGAGGCAATGGTCGCCCTCTTGGTGTCCGCGGGAGTCGTTGTACTTTTTGAAGTGGTCGACGTCGACGAGGAGCAGGGAGAGCGGGGTCGCCGACCGGGCGTGCCGCTCCCATTCCAGCGCCAGGGTCCGGTCGAAGCGTCGGCGGTTGGCCACGCCGGTCAGGCCGTCCGTGGTCGCCAGGACCTCCAGCAGGCGGTTGGCCTCCTGGAGGGCTTGCTCGGCGACCTTCCGCTGCGTGACGTCGTCGTGCGTGACGACGACGAAGACCTCCGCGCCGACCGCGAACCGCGTCGCCCGGACGACGAACCAGTGACGCTCCGTCGGGGAATGGCAGGGGTATTCCATCTGGAAACTCGGCGTCCGGCCCCGGCCGACGTCGCGGATCCCCCGGGCGGTCAGCGTCGCCTGCTCCGCGCAGTCGCCCTCAGCGGCGTCGCATACGTCCAGGTAGTTCGCCCCGGGCCCGCAGTGGCTCTCCGCAAGGCCGTTGCCGGCGGCGAACGCGTTCCACGCGGCGTTCACGGCGACGATGGTGCCGTCGGGCCGCAGGACCGCCATGTGCGAGAGGAGCGAGTCGAGGGTGCGTTGGAAGAAGTCCGTGACGCCGGCCCGGGCCGGTCGGCTCTTCCCGCCCGCCGCGGTCGAGTGTGTCGCCATCGCTGGAACGCCCTTTAGGCGAGGATGATTCTTTGGACGCTAACGACCAGAAGTCTAGTTCACGACTTCGCCGTCACGCGGGAACTTCCCTCGCCGGGCCTCGACGAGCCTCACCGCGGCGGCGCGTCCTCGCCCCCCTTCGGCCGACGCGTCGACTTGGACCTTAAGTGATCCTCGACCAGGCCGCGGACGAGTGCGGCCATGCTCATGTCCCTCTTCGCAGCCTCGATCCTGAGTTGCTTGTGGGTCTCGGCGGGGAGTTCCAGCCGCACGGCCTTCAATTCGGTCCCGGTGGCGTTCACAGGCTTTCCCTCCGGCGACTTCTTGCGAGGCATCGTGGCATCCCCCGGGAAACGGTGTCCGGGGTGATGATACCAGTACGCTCGCACACCGTACACGAAGTCTACGTCGCTTGCGGTTCGGTGTCTATACCGATATGGTGTTGACACCGTGCTGGTGTACCCATATCATGCTGAAGTCGACGCAAGCCGACGCCGATCCTTCCATCGACACCACCGGAGCCCACCACCGATGACGAACCTGATTAGGAACCCGCCGACGATCCAGAGCGAGGGAGCGGCCTGGAACGCCCTCCGTAAGGCCTCCCAGGCGGGCGAGGCGCTCGTGATGGACGCCTGCCGGTTCCTGGGACGTCAGGACGGCCGGGACGCCCTGTCGACCCGCCTGACGCGCTACGGCCGCGACTGGATGGCCGAGAACCCCGAGTGGCGGGAGCGGGACGTACGCAACGGCCTGGGGACCTTGCGCCGGCAAGCGGGCCGGGAATTGACCGAGGCCGAGCGGACGGCGTTCGCGGTCGCCATGCTCGACGAGTTTGGACGCTGAGGAAGTGAGAGGGGCCGGGCGAGTGGTGGAACACTCCCCGGCCCGGTTCGATGCCCCATGTCTCGACAACAGGAGATCTGCACCAATGATACGCACTCGCATCGCATCGGGCAAAGCGCCCGCCCCTGGAGAATCCGTCCTCCGCGCCGCCCTGGCCGAGTATCGCGAGCGGCGGGACGGCGGAGCCCTCCCCTCCGACCTGGCGAAGGCCGGAGAGATCCTCTACGCCGCGATCCACCTCGCACGCGGGGGCGTCGCGTGGGAATCCCTCGCCGAACCGACGGCGGCCGAGATCGACGGGGCGTTGATCATCGTCGACCCCGACGACGACATCACGGCGGTCCGACGCATCCACGTCGTCGAGTCGGCGAACGTCATCAGATTCCGGCCGACGGTCCCCACTTCCGCGACCACTCCGAAGGCGAGCCGTGGACGGCGGAAAACGACCGTCGACGCCTGATCGCGGCCCGGCAAATCCAGGCGGACGAGCGGGCCTCCGGGGGTCGATTCCCGGAGGCCCTCGGTCTCGTTCGGATAGCAGTCACCGGCACTATGGACGGGCCGACGCCTGAAGTCAAACGAGGTGGCGCGCCGCGTCTCCCGACGTTTCGTTCCATCAACAAACGTGAATTCCAACGGACGTTCTTTGACAATACGGCGGTCGGAGACCAGTCGTCCGGGGCGGGCGCGGGGGTCGTACCCCGCCCGCTTCGGATGATCCCTAGCGACGTCGAAAATGGGCGGGTAGCTTACCCGTTTCGGCCGAAAACACCCCCGAAAGCGGGTATTTTTCGCGTTGCAAGGCCCTCCCTCGATCGGGTATAAGGCATGCGCGTGGAGGGATTTGCGCCGAGGGGACGGAGCGGCGGGCGGTTCTTGGGGTGCTAGAGGTCAGGGGTTCAAATCCCCTCGGCCCGACTGAACAGCGACAATCGGAGCCCGGGAAGGACCTGCGTCATGCGGTCCGACCCGGGCTTCGGTCGTTTCCACCCCGTCGCCCCGACCGGTATTTTTTGGCATACCGGCAGGACTCGCTCCCAAATGCTCAGGGGACGAGCTGGTAGGTCACGAAGGCGATCTTGCGGCCATCGGGGGACCAGCAGGGGACGTTGAGGGTCCCCTGGCCGCCGAAGAAGCGGCCCAGCACGTCGATCTTGTCGCCTTCGAGCGTCAGCTTGCGCAGGGTGACGTCCTTGTCCTCGGGATGGCCGACCACGTCCTTCTCGAACGAGAGGAAGACGAGGCTGCGGCCGTCGGGCGAGGGGTGGGGGAACCAGTTGTTGAAGTCGTCGTCGGTGACGGGCTCCTGCCCGGATCCGTCGACGTTCATCCGCCAGATCTGCATCCGCCCGGAACGCTCGGAGTTGAAATAGATGCGGCGGCCGTCGGGCGCGTACTCGGGGCCGTCGTCCAGGCCCTTCGCGGTCGTGAGCCGCGTCTCCGGGCCGCCGGCCGCGGGGATGGTGTAGATGTCGAACTCGCCGCCGCGCTGGGCGCAGTAGGCGAGCGTCCGGCCGTCGGGCGACCAGCCGTGCCAGTAGGACGGGCCTTCGGGCGTGACGAGTTGGGGCGTCCCGCCGGCGACCGGCAGCGTGTAGATCCGCGACTTGTGGTCCCCCTGCGAATGGTCGCTGATGACCAGCGTCGCCCCGTCGGGCGAGACGCCGTGGTCGTTGTTGCAGCGCGTGGCGAAGCCCGTGTCGATCGGCCGCGGCTCGCCGCCGGTCGCGGGGATGGCGAGGATCCGGCCGCCGCTGTTGACGATCAGGGTCTTGCCGTCGTGCAGCCAGTTGGGGGCCTCGAACCGCATCGCCGCCACGTGCACGACGCGACGGTCCGTCGAGGCCATCGACTGCGTCTCCAGCGTGCTGTAGAGGACGGGCTTCGCCGAGGCCGCCGGCAGCGGCGCGGTCAACTCCACGTTCGTGAAGACCGCTTTCTCGGTCACGTCCTTGTTGTGCGAGCAGACGCCCAGGCCGACGTAGAATGGCTCCGCGAACGTGATCCGCTCCGCCGCGCCGGAGAACTTCGGGTCCTCGCCCTCGGCCCCCACGAACATCGTCACGTACTTGCCCCGCTTCACGAGTTTTAGGCGACGCGGGCCCGAGACGTTGGCCTGGACCTCGTGGGTGGCGGCCCCCTTCGCCTCCCGGAATTGCAGCGACGTCAGGCCGTCGCCGTGCACCACGACGTCGGCGTAGGCCGAGTCGGCGTCCAGGCTCTGGCGGATCATGAGGCAGGCTTTGCGGTGGGGGTCGGTCCCCGCGCCCAGGAACGCGACGTCGGCCGACATCGCCAGGTCCCCCGACGCGGGCTTCCAGACGAAGTGGAAGGCGTCGGTGGCGAGCCACATGTTCGCGCCGCTGCCGGCCACGGTGTAGGTCGATTTGGCCCCGTCGAAGTCGACGGCCCCGGGATGGAGCACCTCGCCCACGTCCCCGTGGCCCTCGAACATCCCGACCGCCCCGGCGGCGGGCGCGGGCGCGGCCGGCGCGGGCGGATCGGCCGGGGGCGTGCCGGCGAGGGTCTGTTTGACCCATCTGCCGAACCAGGGCGTCGGGGTGTACTTCCAGTCCGAGATGAGGCAGGGGCCGGCGGCGGGGTGCAGGTCCCAGGCGGTCCAGTTCCACTCGTGGCCTTCGAGCGCATGGAGGACCTTCCGCACCCATTGCTCGCCGCTCAGGCCCGCCCCGCCCTTCGGGTCGCTGCCGAACTCGCTGACGATCACGGGGAGCGTCTTCGTCGCCGCCTCCATCTTCGCCACCCAGCGTTCGACGGTGTCGCCCTTGAAGGGATACGCGTGGTTGGCGTAGACCACGCCGTTCCCGTCGGGGTCGGCGAGCGGCCCTTCCTTCAGGATGCCGCCCAGGTCATAGGACCAGTCCAGGCCGCCGGCAATGACGACGTTCTTCGCGCCCGTCGCGCGTACCGTATCCAGGAGTTCCTGCATGCCGACGGCCTCATAGGTCGTCGCCTGGCCCGTCTTCCCGTCCTTCTCCGTCACCTGGCCGCCGCGCCGCCAGACCTGCCAGCTCACGGTGTGGGGCTCGTTGTACAGGTCGAAGATCACGGCCGGATGGTCCTTGTAGGCGGCGGCGACCTCCTTCCAGAACGCCACGCTGTTGCGGTCGGGCATGACGTGCTGGCCGATCCGCCGGCCCCACTCGCCCGCGTCCGACCAGTGCAGGTCGAGGATGACGTACCGCCCCTGCCCGGAGCACGCGTCGACGACCTTCTTCACGAAATCGCGATAGGCCCGGCCCTCGTCCTTCTGCTCGGGGGCCTTGCCGAACCAGCGGTCCTGGGCCAGCGGCAGGCGGACGTGGTCGACGCGCCAGTCGCGGATCGCGGCGTCCACCGTGTCCAGGACGTGGCCCTCGCCGTCGCTCGTCCATTCCAGGCTGGCGACGTTGACCCCGCGCAGCCGCACCCGCTCGTTGCGGCTGTCGACGATGTGCGTCTTTTCGACCCTCAGGGGGAGCGGGGGGCCGTGCGGCTCCGCGGCCGGGAGCGTCACGTCGCAGGCGACCCACGCCGCGAGGATGAACCAGGCCCCGGCCCACCGGCCTCCGATCAACCGACTTCGAACCATGACAGCCCTCCCCAGCGTGAACCCCGCCGCCTCGAAACGATCGCGGGATCACCTCAGGGTAATCCGCCCCCCCGCCGCCCGCCACGAGTCGCCGGGCCGGCAGGACAGGGATCATGTTCGCCGGACGACCGATCTCAAGGGGAGAATTCCTGGCTGCGCAGCTTCGCAATCCAGCCTCATTTAGCCTCTCACCATGTGGCCATAGGAATTCTGAGGATTTTTTCACGAAGCCCCGACCCCTCCCTGCATCAGCACCGTAGGGAAGAGCGTGGGACGGGAGACGGAGCTCGATCCGGCCCCTCCCCGGGCCTTCAACACGAAGGAGACCAGCGATGAACTTCCTGAGTCGATTCGTCCCGAGAGCGGCGGCGGTGGCGGTCCTGGCGATGGCCTGCTCGGCCTCGCCGGTGTTCGCGGGACATGGCGGCGGCGGTGGGCATGGCGGCGGCGGCCATGTCGGCGGCGGGCACATGGGAGGTGGTCCGCACGGCGGCGGCGGCGGCGGCGTCTATCACGGCGGCGGCGGGTATCACGGCGGCGGCGGCGGGTATGTCCACCACGGCGGCTACGGCGGCGGGTATGGAGGAGGATTCTACGGGCCGTTCGGCGGCGTCGGGCTGCTCGGCTACGGCCTCTACGGCGGCGGATACGGCTACGGCGGAGGGTACGGCTACGGTGGGGCACCGACCTATTACTCCAGCGGCTACTCCTCGGCGCCGACGACGGTTGCGGCACCGGTCGCCGACGCTCCCTATCTGACGAACCAGACGTACGAGCCGGGTGACGGCTATCGTTACCCGCTCTACTACAACCCGGCGACCGGCGGCTACTTCTACTACCCGATCGCTCGCTGAGGGTTGGATGAGGGATCGCGTTTCTTGGCGTCGTCAGGGCCGAGACTCGGCGGGTCGTATGCGGCCCCGCCGAGGTCCCGGCCCGGGATTCGACGTGACCGAGGAGGTCGACGCCCAAGGAGGGACCGTTCCCGAAGTTCGTCCATACCGCCGAACAACGGCCGTCCCCGTCGCGGGGGATTTGGCCCTTCGGGCAATCCTGTTCGGCACGGGATTTCGGCGGCCCGGAATCGCCCCCCTCAGGGACCCTTCCGCGCGATCGATTTCCTCGCGGCCTCTCGCCGGAAGAGCCAGGGGACGAAGTACCACGCGCCGATCCCGCCGGCGACGCCTCCCACGATCCCGGGGACGACCTGGTCGCCGGTCAGGACCTCCAGCCCTTCGCGACCCGGGCCATCCACGCGGCGCTCATCATCAGTGAGAACACGCCCGCAACCATCACGGCTTTGTACATCGGCCTTCCCCTCGTCGCCCACGTCCCCGAAGCCGTCCATCGGCCTCGCACCAGGGGTTATCACCGTCCATGGGCCGATCGGACGAGTTCCTTCGTCGAGACGATTGACATTTTTTCATTGACATGCTCTAATCCACGGATACGCTGACCTCCCATCGATCCACGCATGCCTTCCCGAGACGACCGAGTCCCGCGGCCCGCCGAGCGGCGGGGTTCCGACGCGGTCGATCCTTTTGCAAGGAAGTCGACGGATGTCGCGCATCCGCTACCCGTTCCTGCGAGCCTTCGGCGGCTTCGCCCTGATCGCGTCCTCGTCGCTGCTGGCGGCGACGGCGGGCTGCTCCGGCGACGCGACGGCCGTCGCCGAGGGCGACGCCGAGGCGCGTCGGCGACAGAAGGACGAATCGCTCAAGGGCATGCTCGACCCCGGCGGCTCCTCCGAGCCCGCCGCAGGCTCCAGGCCTCGCGCCAGTCGCCCCA
The DNA window shown above is from Paludisphaera mucosa and carries:
- a CDS encoding cellulase family glycosylhydrolase, producing the protein MVRSRLIGGRWAGAWFILAAWVACDVTLPAAEPHGPPLPLRVEKTHIVDSRNERVRLRGVNVASLEWTSDGEGHVLDTVDAAIRDWRVDHVRLPLAQDRWFGKAPEQKDEGRAYRDFVKKVVDACSGQGRYVILDLHWSDAGEWGRRIGQHVMPDRNSVAFWKEVAAAYKDHPAVIFDLYNEPHTVSWQVWRRGGQVTEKDGKTGQATTYEAVGMQELLDTVRATGAKNVVIAGGLDWSYDLGGILKEGPLADPDGNGVVYANHAYPFKGDTVERWVAKMEAATKTLPVIVSEFGSDPKGGAGLSGEQWVRKVLHALEGHEWNWTAWDLHPAAGPCLISDWKYTPTPWFGRWVKQTLAGTPPADPPAPAAPAPAAGAVGMFEGHGDVGEVLHPGAVDFDGAKSTYTVAGSGANMWLATDAFHFVWKPASGDLAMSADVAFLGAGTDPHRKACLMIRQSLDADSAYADVVVHGDGLTSLQFREAKGAATHEVQANVSGPRRLKLVKRGKYVTMFVGAEGEDPKFSGAAERITFAEPFYVGLGVCSHNKDVTEKAVFTNVELTAPLPAASAKPVLYSTLETQSMASTDRRVVHVAAMRFEAPNWLHDGKTLIVNSGGRILAIPATGGEPRPIDTGFATRCNNDHGVSPDGATLVISDHSQGDHKSRIYTLPVAGGTPQLVTPEGPSYWHGWSPDGRTLAYCAQRGGEFDIYTIPAAGGPETRLTTAKGLDDGPEYAPDGRRIYFNSERSGRMQIWRMNVDGSGQEPVTDDDFNNWFPHPSPDGRSLVFLSFEKDVVGHPEDKDVTLRKLTLEGDKIDVLGRFFGGQGTLNVPCWSPDGRKIAFVTYQLVP
- a CDS encoding diguanylate cyclase, producing the protein MATHSTAAGGKSRPARAGVTDFFQRTLDSLLSHMAVLRPDGTIVAVNAAWNAFAAGNGLAESHCGPGANYLDVCDAAEGDCAEQATLTARGIRDVGRGRTPSFQMEYPCHSPTERHWFVVRATRFAVGAEVFVVVTHDDVTQRKVAEQALQEANRLLEVLATTDGLTGVANRRRFDRTLALEWERHARSATPLSLLLVDVDHFKKYNDSRGHQEGDHCLREIAGALGESAVRPGDLVARYGGEEFAIVLPETGRPGAMTIAEAVRGRLHLRGLPHGAPGAGPLVTLSIGCATMTPGRVDPADALVERADRALYEAKAAGRDQARHSD